A genome region from Leptospira stimsonii includes the following:
- the leuS gene encoding leucine--tRNA ligase has protein sequence MQYPFQEVESFWQNFWEENNSFQTNIRSSKPKFYCLDMFPYPSGAGLHVGHPEGYTATDILSRFKRMKGFEVLHPMGWDAFGLPAERYAMQTGVHPATTTKNNIDNFRRQIKRIGLSYDWSRELSTTDPDYYQFTQWIFLQLYKSWYNPELKKAGSIDDLVERFSKQGSEGLDYKSFSAEEWNGASPAQKEKILSDFRLVYQAEIPVNWCEALGTVLANEEVEEWVEKGYEVVRKPMRQYMMRITAYADRLLEDLSLVEWPTSTLEMQKNWIGKSEGLEITFPLKKSIGDLDGIRIFTTRPDTIFGVTYMVVAPEHPIVSAITTSEQKQKVEEYRKASALKSDLDRTELSKEKSGVFTGAYVLNPADPSKEIPVWISDYVLYGYGTGAIMAVPAHDQRDFEFAKAFDLKIIPVIEGEISADTAFDSKTSVCINSSSAEISIDGLDYTSASSKIISWADSKKIGKKKVQFKLRDWLFARQRYWGEPIPLVHYPSGITKAIPESELPLVLPNLPEFKPSGTGESPLALAKEWLKYKDPVTGEIGTRETNTMPQWAGSCWYYLRYIDPKNGKFFCDPELEKKWMPVDMYVGGSEHAVLHLLYSRFWHKFLYDIGVVSTKEPFGKLVHQGLILGEDKRKMSKSLGNVVNPDDVIKEYGADSLRLFEMFMGPLEMVKPWSTRGVEGVFRFLNRIWRLFHSGQEESFRLDDVEPTPEEWKILHKTIQKVSEDIPNFSFNTAISQLMIFVNEFTPLERRPKKILEPFILLIAPFAPHIAEELWKRAGKKESLSHETFPEADSKYLVESEILIVVQVNGKLRDEFKAPKDVTQADAITLAKNLEKIKGILEGKTIRKEIYVPGKLVNLVIA, from the coding sequence ATGCAATATCCGTTTCAGGAAGTAGAATCATTTTGGCAAAATTTTTGGGAAGAGAACAATAGCTTTCAGACAAATATTCGGTCTTCTAAACCAAAATTCTACTGCTTGGACATGTTTCCTTATCCGTCCGGCGCAGGTCTGCACGTAGGTCACCCGGAAGGATATACAGCCACCGACATTCTCTCTCGTTTTAAAAGAATGAAAGGTTTTGAAGTTTTACATCCCATGGGTTGGGATGCTTTCGGACTCCCTGCCGAGCGTTACGCGATGCAGACCGGAGTTCATCCTGCGACTACCACAAAGAACAACATCGATAACTTTCGAAGACAGATCAAGAGGATCGGCTTGTCTTATGACTGGTCTCGCGAACTTTCCACCACGGATCCGGACTACTATCAATTCACACAGTGGATTTTTCTTCAGCTTTACAAATCTTGGTACAACCCTGAACTCAAGAAAGCAGGCTCCATCGACGATCTCGTTGAGAGATTCTCAAAACAAGGTTCTGAGGGATTGGACTATAAATCGTTCAGCGCAGAAGAATGGAACGGGGCCTCTCCCGCGCAGAAAGAGAAGATACTTTCGGACTTCCGACTCGTTTATCAAGCGGAAATCCCCGTAAACTGGTGTGAAGCCTTGGGAACCGTTCTTGCCAATGAAGAAGTGGAAGAATGGGTAGAAAAGGGATACGAAGTCGTTCGTAAACCGATGCGCCAGTATATGATGAGAATCACGGCGTACGCAGATCGTCTTTTAGAAGATCTTAGTCTCGTAGAATGGCCGACGTCTACGCTCGAGATGCAGAAAAATTGGATCGGAAAGAGCGAAGGGCTGGAAATCACATTTCCTTTAAAAAAATCGATCGGCGATCTCGATGGAATCCGAATCTTTACTACAAGACCCGACACGATTTTCGGAGTGACGTATATGGTCGTAGCTCCGGAACATCCGATCGTTTCCGCGATCACAACGTCCGAACAAAAACAGAAAGTAGAAGAATACCGGAAAGCATCCGCTCTCAAAAGTGATTTGGATCGAACCGAATTGAGCAAAGAGAAATCGGGAGTATTCACCGGCGCCTACGTGCTCAACCCTGCGGATCCTTCCAAAGAAATTCCGGTCTGGATCAGCGATTACGTTCTCTATGGATATGGAACCGGCGCGATCATGGCTGTACCGGCGCATGATCAAAGAGACTTTGAATTTGCAAAGGCATTCGATCTCAAAATCATTCCGGTGATTGAAGGTGAGATTTCCGCCGACACTGCGTTTGATTCCAAAACTTCCGTTTGTATCAATTCTTCTTCCGCAGAAATTTCCATCGACGGTTTGGATTATACATCCGCTTCTTCTAAGATCATTTCTTGGGCCGATTCCAAAAAGATCGGAAAGAAAAAGGTTCAGTTCAAACTGAGGGACTGGCTCTTCGCAAGACAAAGATACTGGGGAGAACCGATTCCTTTGGTTCATTATCCCTCAGGTATTACGAAAGCGATTCCCGAATCCGAACTTCCATTAGTACTTCCTAATTTACCTGAATTTAAACCTTCCGGAACCGGAGAATCCCCTCTTGCTCTCGCGAAAGAATGGTTGAAATACAAAGATCCCGTCACCGGAGAAATCGGAACGAGAGAAACGAACACGATGCCGCAATGGGCCGGTTCTTGTTGGTATTATCTACGCTACATCGATCCGAAGAACGGTAAATTCTTCTGCGATCCGGAATTAGAAAAGAAATGGATGCCCGTTGATATGTATGTCGGCGGCTCGGAACACGCGGTTCTCCATCTTCTTTATTCCAGATTCTGGCATAAATTCTTATACGATATCGGAGTTGTCTCCACAAAGGAGCCGTTTGGAAAACTCGTTCATCAAGGATTGATCCTTGGTGAAGACAAACGCAAGATGTCTAAATCTCTTGGAAACGTCGTCAATCCCGACGACGTGATCAAAGAATACGGAGCGGATAGCCTTCGACTCTTTGAAATGTTTATGGGTCCGTTGGAGATGGTGAAACCTTGGAGCACGCGCGGAGTCGAAGGAGTGTTTCGATTTTTAAATAGAATCTGGAGACTCTTTCACAGCGGCCAAGAAGAATCCTTTCGGCTCGACGACGTAGAACCGACTCCGGAAGAATGGAAGATTCTTCATAAAACGATCCAAAAGGTTTCGGAAGACATTCCAAATTTTTCTTTCAATACCGCGATTTCACAGTTGATGATCTTCGTGAATGAGTTCACTCCTCTCGAAAGAAGACCGAAAAAAATATTGGAACCTTTCATTCTTTTGATCGCTCCTTTCGCACCTCACATTGCGGAAGAACTCTGGAAACGAGCCGGCAAAAAAGAATCTCTTTCGCACGAAACGTTCCCGGAAGCGGACTCAAAATACTTAGTGGAATCCGAGATTCTCATCGTAGTTCAAGTAAACGGAAAATTGAGGGACGAGTTCAAAGCGCCGAAAGACGTAACGCAAGCGGACGCGATCACACTCGCGAAGAATCTGGAAAAGATAAAGGGAATCCTGGAAGGAAAAACAATCCGTAAAGAAATCTACGTTCCTGGAAAACTAGTCAATCTTGTTATCGCTTGA
- a CDS encoding ABC transporter ATP-binding protein, with amino-acid sequence MLKVKNLNKSYSVSGKNLEILKDISFQIEEGEFIAIIGPSGSGKSTLLAISAGLDRPDEGEVILDGIPLLEKKEDELAKLRGEKIGFIFQNFQLIKSLNALENVSLPLVLNSKLTTAQIRDQAFSWLEKVSMKERASNFPGQLSGGEEQRIAIARSFIHNPKILFADEPTANLDKKNGIMVMNLLAELNQRTSSTLIVVTHDHSVADLADRILEMSDGRIIREIQGKKNRFKKKTSVKSAKKKVSKKKR; translated from the coding sequence TTGTTAAAGGTAAAAAATCTCAATAAGTCCTATTCAGTTTCGGGAAAAAATCTCGAAATATTAAAAGACATCTCTTTTCAGATCGAAGAAGGAGAATTCATCGCAATTATAGGTCCTTCCGGCTCCGGAAAATCAACATTGCTTGCTATTTCAGCAGGTTTGGATCGTCCGGACGAGGGAGAAGTGATCTTAGACGGGATTCCTCTTTTGGAAAAAAAGGAAGACGAACTCGCAAAATTACGAGGAGAAAAGATCGGATTTATTTTTCAAAATTTTCAACTGATCAAATCACTCAATGCGTTGGAAAATGTCTCTTTACCTCTTGTTTTAAATTCAAAATTGACAACGGCTCAAATAAGGGATCAAGCATTTTCGTGGTTGGAAAAAGTTTCCATGAAAGAAAGAGCTTCGAATTTTCCGGGACAACTTTCGGGAGGAGAAGAACAAAGAATTGCGATCGCCCGATCGTTCATACACAACCCGAAAATTTTATTCGCAGACGAACCCACTGCAAACTTAGATAAGAAGAATGGAATCATGGTGATGAATCTTCTCGCCGAGTTGAATCAAAGAACTTCTTCCACTTTGATCGTTGTTACGCACGATCATTCCGTCGCGGATCTTGCGGATCGTATTTTAGAAATGAGCGACGGAAGAATCATTCGAGAAATTCAAGGCAAGAAGAATCGATTTAAAAAGAAAACCTCCGTAAAATCTGCGAAGAAAAAGGTTTCAAAGAAAAAAAGATGA
- a CDS encoding ABC transporter permease has protein sequence MKLKLLILSILRDFRSRKSSALQIVLAIAIGTGSVTAIHAYREELSRSILKEARNLMGSDLLVQTPSPITSEQREFMSQSLPKGSETSELVQFASMLRNPENDETSLSLIKTMKGRFPYYGEILTEPAGAYRKLKEGEILLEESLIKNLKLKVGSSVSLGERNFILKGKVLKEPGIAGSFLSMAPTSIITSSSLASTGLEQRGSRISYLIPIKLKDPSVASKYKELHFKEYIQKDLTLYDSTETNSGSRKFLTNTLDFFSLLGLSAFFLGGISILLASRAGIREKSGALAVLKCLGASPRAVSLIVLGELLFFSLIGSILGIALGNILLGWIPDLAGEDLLGFKPSIGWSSFLWGLLIGILIPFFSSIESLVEIRTLKPILALREEFQEEADRIPKFRITQIFGYAVLFSLFFLLAWWETESPWKGLILCSILLLLPLVVFLAYSGIRILVSKVKERSDLTPFSRFIIGKFDRPGTTLSLSVIGLTSSLFILLLSLIVSESLLEYSGAKDKERRPNLFVMDIRPEQKEHFEEVVKEFGGEKVIVAPVIGARLSKINGETVKKDETESSALKRDWRSTARTREYFLSYRNDPYPTEKIVDGDFWRKGEEDQISVEKEFSTYLKVNLGDSLTFLIGGVEVTGVIRNFRTVNWADMRPNFVVLFSKGILEKAPGYYLSSLRIESEEKRYDLQKSLVSKYPNLTIIDTDKAVRAFLGILEKISFTIRLMTWLILGASLLLILTALNSSRKERIEETTLLRIIGGTSGFLKKVFLWEGILLGTFSFLLALFLAWVANELISQKVLEIQASHPFWEYLIAYVFTIFATTSVYYLNLRGEWKKPPVSFMKAM, from the coding sequence ATGAAACTGAAATTATTAATCCTTTCGATCCTGCGTGATTTTCGTTCAAGAAAAAGTTCGGCGTTGCAGATCGTTTTAGCGATCGCGATCGGGACCGGCTCTGTTACCGCGATTCACGCTTATAGAGAAGAATTGAGCCGGTCCATTTTAAAGGAAGCCCGTAACCTTATGGGTTCCGATCTTTTGGTTCAAACCCCTTCACCGATCACTTCGGAACAAAGAGAATTTATGTCCCAAAGTCTTCCAAAGGGATCGGAAACATCGGAACTCGTGCAATTCGCTTCTATGCTTCGAAATCCGGAGAATGACGAAACTTCTTTGTCGCTTATCAAAACCATGAAGGGAAGATTCCCTTATTACGGAGAAATTCTAACCGAACCTGCGGGGGCTTATCGCAAACTCAAGGAAGGAGAGATTCTACTCGAAGAAAGTCTTATCAAAAATCTAAAGTTAAAGGTTGGTTCTTCCGTTTCTCTTGGCGAAAGAAATTTCATTTTAAAAGGGAAGGTTTTGAAAGAGCCGGGGATCGCAGGAAGTTTTCTCTCCATGGCTCCTACTTCGATTATCACTTCTTCTTCCTTGGCCTCCACGGGTTTGGAACAGAGAGGTTCGAGAATCAGTTATCTGATTCCAATTAAACTCAAGGATCCGAGCGTCGCGAGCAAATACAAAGAACTTCATTTTAAAGAATATATTCAAAAAGACTTAACTCTTTACGATTCTACTGAGACGAATTCGGGTTCTCGAAAATTTTTAACGAACACGCTGGATTTTTTCAGCCTTTTGGGTTTGTCCGCTTTCTTTTTGGGTGGAATTTCGATTCTTCTTGCGAGTCGAGCAGGAATCCGAGAAAAGTCGGGCGCACTCGCCGTGTTGAAATGTCTTGGTGCAAGTCCAAGAGCGGTAAGTTTGATCGTCTTAGGAGAGTTATTATTTTTTTCTTTGATCGGTTCCATTCTTGGGATCGCATTAGGAAATATTTTATTGGGTTGGATTCCGGATCTCGCGGGAGAGGATCTTCTCGGTTTTAAACCTTCCATCGGATGGTCTTCTTTTCTTTGGGGGTTATTGATAGGAATTTTGATTCCCTTCTTTTCCTCCATCGAATCTCTTGTGGAAATCCGAACTCTCAAACCGATTCTCGCATTAAGAGAAGAATTTCAAGAGGAAGCAGATCGAATTCCTAAGTTTAGAATCACTCAGATATTTGGTTATGCGGTTCTTTTCTCATTGTTTTTTCTATTGGCTTGGTGGGAAACGGAAAGCCCTTGGAAGGGGTTGATTCTTTGTTCCATTCTTCTTCTACTCCCTTTAGTTGTTTTTTTGGCATATTCAGGAATTAGAATATTGGTTTCAAAAGTTAAAGAAAGAAGCGATCTGACGCCTTTTTCGAGATTTATCATCGGTAAATTCGATCGCCCTGGTACAACGTTGTCCCTTTCCGTGATCGGACTTACCAGTTCGTTGTTTATTCTTCTTTTATCTCTGATCGTAAGTGAGAGTCTTTTGGAATACAGCGGTGCGAAGGACAAAGAACGAAGACCGAATCTTTTCGTTATGGACATTCGTCCCGAACAAAAGGAACACTTCGAAGAAGTTGTGAAAGAATTCGGCGGAGAAAAGGTGATCGTCGCTCCTGTGATCGGCGCGAGACTATCCAAGATAAACGGCGAAACCGTGAAGAAGGACGAGACCGAATCCTCAGCATTGAAAAGGGATTGGAGATCCACCGCGAGAACAAGAGAATACTTTCTTTCCTATCGAAATGATCCGTATCCGACGGAGAAGATTGTAGATGGTGATTTTTGGAGAAAAGGAGAGGAAGATCAAATCTCGGTAGAAAAGGAATTCTCCACCTATTTGAAAGTCAATTTGGGCGATAGCCTTACTTTTTTGATTGGGGGAGTAGAAGTGACCGGTGTGATTCGCAATTTCAGGACCGTGAACTGGGCCGATATGCGTCCAAATTTCGTCGTTTTATTTTCGAAAGGAATTTTGGAGAAGGCTCCTGGATATTATCTGAGTTCACTCCGGATCGAGTCAGAAGAAAAGAGATACGATCTTCAGAAGAGTTTAGTTTCTAAATATCCGAATCTTACGATTATTGATACGGACAAAGCGGTACGTGCTTTTCTCGGGATTTTGGAAAAAATATCCTTCACGATTCGGCTGATGACTTGGTTGATTTTAGGCGCGTCTCTGTTGTTGATTTTGACCGCTTTGAATTCGAGTCGAAAGGAAAGAATCGAAGAAACCACCTTATTACGGATTATTGGCGGTACTTCGGGGTTTCTTAAAAAAGTGTTTTTATGGGAAGGAATTCTTTTGGGAACTTTTTCCTTTCTCTTAGCATTGTTTCTGGCTTGGGTGGCAAACGAGTTGATAAGCCAGAAGGTCTTGGAGATTCAAGCTTCTCATCCGTTTTGGGAATATTTGATCGCCTATGTCTTTACGATCTTCGCGACGACTTCCGTTTATTATTTGAACCTAAGAGGAGAATGGAAGAAACCTCCCGTGAGTTTTATGAAGGCAATGTAA
- a CDS encoding DUF1564 domain-containing protein: MEQIFFNSDESIESALAEVQDKVVTLLVPEIFYENLPKEERRLLGKKLPYLLRRYGKYLCAQKRFNEQGITTLYQKNQGALKKLNVRMGTGYWALLGTLAHAHGVSRCFLFNYMLSLDQAGVGDSLVKVLNRGVPTFHGVYRYIWQLEITHNRVSRLLVFEPNPILAYFDSSFPWFKT; the protein is encoded by the coding sequence ATGGAGCAAATTTTCTTTAATTCCGATGAGAGCATCGAATCTGCTTTGGCAGAAGTTCAGGACAAAGTAGTGACGTTGCTTGTGCCGGAAATTTTTTATGAAAATCTTCCGAAAGAAGAGAGAAGACTCTTGGGTAAGAAACTTCCCTATCTTTTGAGAAGATATGGAAAATATCTCTGTGCACAAAAAAGGTTCAATGAACAAGGGATTACCACCCTCTATCAGAAAAATCAAGGTGCCCTAAAAAAGTTAAACGTTCGAATGGGAACAGGGTATTGGGCTTTGCTAGGAACGTTGGCACACGCACACGGTGTTTCTCGCTGTTTTCTTTTTAATTATATGTTGTCCCTGGATCAGGCAGGAGTCGGAGATTCTCTCGTAAAAGTTTTAAACAGAGGAGTTCCTACCTTTCACGGGGTTTACAGATATATCTGGCAATTAGAAATCACGCACAATAGAGTTTCGCGTCTTCTGGTGTTCGAGCCGAATCCAATTTTGGCCTATTTTGATTCAAGTTTTCCTTGGTTCAAGACATAG
- a CDS encoding YqgE/AlgH family protein, with amino-acid sequence MEETYNGKILISNSSIVMDYFNQTVILMIEHDSQGAFGLVLNKKQESAIGDVIQGIPDQVSRSLPIYSGGPVDPTFISVLHENNNLSQPGIEVIPGLYLARSFDTLLELIDSPSKFHVYQGYSGWGSGQLETEMNRKSWVVHEATKDFVLNQDPETTWQEALRSKGGIYRYFVEHIKDPMLN; translated from the coding sequence ATGGAAGAAACATACAACGGAAAGATTTTAATTTCCAATTCCTCTATCGTGATGGATTACTTTAATCAAACGGTGATTCTTATGATAGAACACGACAGCCAAGGCGCGTTCGGATTGGTTTTGAATAAAAAGCAGGAATCGGCCATCGGTGATGTGATTCAAGGTATTCCTGACCAAGTAAGTCGGAGTCTTCCGATTTACTCGGGTGGTCCAGTGGATCCGACTTTTATATCCGTTCTTCACGAGAATAATAATTTATCCCAGCCGGGAATCGAAGTGATTCCGGGTTTATATCTTGCGAGGAGCTTTGATACTCTTTTAGAACTGATTGATTCTCCTTCTAAATTCCACGTTTACCAAGGATATTCAGGGTGGGGTTCCGGACAGCTGGAAACGGAAATGAATCGGAAGTCATGGGTAGTTCACGAAGCGACAAAAGATTTTGTCTTGAATCAGGACCCGGAAACGACCTGGCAAGAGGCTTTGAGAAGTAAGGGCGGAATCTACCGCTACTTCGTAGAGCATATAAAAGACCCGATGTTGAACTAA
- a CDS encoding Gfo/Idh/MocA family protein, whose translation MTERVKLGVIGTGHMGQYHVNVARTLGDATLVGIYDADLERAKLMAEKHKTSAFASFEELISKVDAVIIAVPTFLHHDIAKKALEAGKHVLVEKPIAETTEQAKELVKIAADKNLVLLVGHVERFNGAVLELGKIVKDPLLIESRRLAPFNPRIKDVGVVLDMMIHDIDIVLNLVNSPVKKLSASGTKVQSNHEDIANVLLEFENGCLASITASRATQAKIRTLNITQKDVYIMLDFTDQEIELHRQATSDILLLSEEIKYRQESIVEKIFVHKDNPLKQEHEHFIRCIRKETDPIVNRNSDVATLEIAYKILSEIHGTSKR comes from the coding sequence ATGACAGAAAGAGTAAAACTAGGCGTAATCGGAACCGGACACATGGGTCAATATCATGTGAACGTAGCAAGAACTCTAGGGGATGCAACTCTCGTAGGAATCTACGATGCCGATTTAGAAAGAGCCAAGCTGATGGCCGAAAAACATAAAACTTCTGCATTCGCCTCTTTCGAAGAATTAATTTCAAAAGTAGACGCGGTGATCATCGCAGTTCCGACCTTCTTACATCATGATATAGCAAAAAAAGCGCTGGAAGCCGGCAAACATGTATTAGTCGAGAAGCCCATTGCAGAAACAACCGAACAGGCAAAGGAACTCGTAAAGATCGCCGCCGATAAAAATTTAGTTTTATTGGTCGGTCACGTTGAGAGATTCAACGGCGCCGTATTAGAATTAGGTAAAATCGTAAAAGATCCGTTATTGATCGAATCCAGAAGATTGGCGCCGTTTAATCCGAGAATCAAGGATGTCGGAGTCGTTCTCGATATGATGATCCATGATATAGACATCGTATTGAACCTTGTCAATTCTCCGGTAAAGAAGTTGTCCGCTTCCGGAACGAAAGTCCAGTCGAATCACGAAGATATCGCCAACGTATTATTAGAATTTGAAAATGGATGTCTCGCTAGCATTACTGCTTCTCGAGCAACTCAAGCAAAAATCAGAACATTAAACATCACTCAAAAAGACGTTTATATTATGTTGGATTTTACGGATCAGGAAATCGAACTTCATAGACAAGCGACTTCCGATATTCTTCTTTTATCCGAAGAAATTAAATACCGGCAGGAATCGATCGTAGAAAAAATCTTCGTCCACAAGGACAATCCTTTAAAACAAGAGCACGAACATTTCATACGTTGTATAAGAAAAGAAACGGATCCGATCGTGAATCGGAATTCGGACGTTGCAACGTTGGAAATTGCATATAAAATTCTTTCCGAAATCCATGGAACGTCTAAAAGATAG
- the dnaJ gene encoding molecular chaperone DnaJ, translating to MSERSYYDILGVSKTANDEEIKSAYRKLAIKYHPDKNKGDKESEEKFKEATEAYEVLRDAKKRQAYDQFGKAGVGAGGAGYGQGAYTDFSDIFGDFGDIFGDFFGGGQGSGRFGGSGRRSGPQRGSDLRYNLEVSLEDAALGREYKIEIPRLESCPDCSGSGAAKGSSPTTCADCGGSGQIRRTQGFFSVATTCPTCRGKGTTISNPCKSCNGQGLQEKRRTINIKIPPGIETGSRLKVSGEGEAGPNGGPHGDLYVVTHIKKHELFERQGNDLILTRKITLAQAILGAEIEVPTIDGKKAKMKIPEGTESGQVFRLKGHGMPYLGAYGKGDQHVIVRIEIPKKITRRQRELIEEFARESGENIPGSKGKIFTK from the coding sequence ATGAGTGAAAGAAGTTACTATGATATTCTTGGAGTTTCCAAGACGGCTAACGACGAAGAGATCAAATCCGCTTATCGAAAGTTAGCAATCAAATATCACCCCGACAAAAACAAAGGTGATAAGGAATCCGAAGAAAAATTTAAAGAAGCCACGGAAGCATATGAGGTTCTTCGCGATGCGAAAAAACGTCAGGCCTATGATCAATTCGGAAAAGCCGGCGTCGGCGCAGGTGGAGCCGGATATGGGCAAGGGGCTTATACTGATTTTTCCGATATCTTTGGAGATTTCGGGGATATCTTCGGTGATTTTTTCGGAGGCGGACAAGGTAGTGGACGTTTCGGGGGAAGCGGAAGAAGATCTGGTCCGCAGAGAGGATCCGATTTACGCTACAACTTAGAAGTATCACTCGAAGACGCCGCCTTAGGAAGAGAATACAAAATTGAAATTCCAAGATTGGAATCCTGTCCGGACTGTAGTGGATCCGGTGCGGCGAAAGGAAGCTCTCCGACCACTTGCGCCGATTGCGGCGGATCCGGTCAAATCCGAAGAACACAAGGATTTTTTTCCGTAGCGACTACTTGTCCTACTTGCAGAGGAAAAGGAACGACGATATCCAATCCATGCAAATCTTGTAATGGACAAGGCCTTCAAGAAAAAAGAAGAACGATCAATATAAAAATTCCTCCTGGAATCGAAACCGGCTCCAGACTAAAAGTTTCCGGAGAAGGAGAAGCCGGACCGAACGGCGGACCTCACGGCGATCTTTATGTAGTAACTCATATCAAAAAACACGAGTTATTCGAACGCCAAGGCAACGACCTCATTCTTACACGAAAGATAACCTTAGCGCAAGCCATCTTGGGTGCGGAGATCGAAGTTCCAACGATAGACGGCAAAAAGGCGAAGATGAAAATTCCGGAAGGAACCGAGTCGGGTCAAGTCTTTCGATTGAAAGGACACGGAATGCCGTATCTCGGCGCTTACGGAAAAGGCGATCAACACGTTATCGTAAGAATCGAAATTCCCAAAAAGATAACAAGACGCCAAAGAGAATTGATCGAAGAATTCGCGAGAGAATCCGGAGAGAACATCCCCGGTTCTAAGGGAAAAATTTTCACGAAATAA